In one Excalfactoria chinensis isolate bCotChi1 chromosome 17, bCotChi1.hap2, whole genome shotgun sequence genomic region, the following are encoded:
- the ENDOV gene encoding endonuclease V, translating to MAKMDTKAVPAATLRRWEREQARLRAAVVTEDTERWQREPGWAGLQRVGGVDLSYVKGDDGSACASLVVLSYPGLEVLYEDYRMVAVSAPYVAGFLAFREVPFLVEAVQRLQQEQPGLRPQVLLVDGNGLLHQRGFGVACHLGVLTDLPCVGVAKNLLYVDGLVRDELHKEQIRSLQKKGDTFPLTGTSGAVLGMALRGCNSSSKPLYISVGHRICLETAVRLVKSCCKYRIPEPIRQADIRSRAYIQKQMCSPPADVPSGLNRKDRTDLGEESHFGRNDEDLQH from the exons ATGGCGAAGATGGACACGAAGGCAGTGCCGGCCGCCACGCTGCGCCGCTGGGAGCG CGAGCAGGCCCGGCTGCGGGCCGCGGTGGTGACGGAGGACACGGAGCGGTGGCAGCGGGAGCCGGGCTGGGCCGGGCTGCAGCGGGTGGGCGGCGTGGATCTGTCCTACGTCAAAGGCGACGACGGCAGCGCCTGCGCGTCCCTCGTGGTGCTCAGCTATCCCGGCCTCGAG GTGCTGTATGAGGATTACCGGATGGTGGCTGTGAGTGCCCCGTATGTGGCTGGATTCTTGGCCTTCCGAGAGGTCCCTTTCCTGGTGGAAGCTGTTCAGAGActtcagcaggagcagcccGGGCTCAGACCTCAG GTacttcttgtagatgggaatgGCCTGCTCCATCAGAGAG GGTTTGGTGTGGCCTGTCACCTGGGAGTCCTGACAGATCTGCCATGTGTTGGAGTGGCCAAGAACCTCCTGTATGTGGATGGCTTAGTCAGGGATGAGCTGCACAAAGAGCAG ATTCGTTCcctgcagaagaaaggagatACTTTCCCTCTGACAGGCACTTCGGGGGCTGTCCTTGGCATG GCCCTGCGAGGCTGCAACAGCAGCTCTAAACCCCTGTATATCTCAGTGGGCCACCGGATATGCCTGGAGACAGCCGTGCGTCTGGTCAAGTCCTGCTGCAAGTACCGGATCCCGGAGCCCATCCGCCAG GCTGACATTAGATCCAGGGCGTATATCCAGAAGCAGATGTGTTCCCCACCAGCAGATGTACCTTCTGGGCTAAACAG aaaaGACAGGACTGACCTGGGGGAAGAATCTCATTTTGGAAGAAACGATGAAGACCTTCAACATTGA